One segment of Synechococcus sp. A15-24 DNA contains the following:
- a CDS encoding DNA polymerase III subunit delta' produces the protein MTNLFEDLIGQPLAVDLLTAALKRQRLAPAYLFAGPDGVGRRLAAVRFLEGVLGAGQPAERQRRRLEERNHPDLLWVEPTFQHQGRLLTREEAEEAGISRRTPPQLRLEQVRSISRFLARQPVEAERGMVVIEAVEAMSEAAANALLKTLEEPGHGLLILLSAAPERLLSTIRSRCQLIRFLRLAQADLNRVLEGCGALEQDPPELLAMAAGSPGALLEHRRQRAGLPEELTGRLALMPDQPMEALALARDVCEALNGEQQLWLINWWQQQLWARGAGDRPLQRLETLRRQLLSFVQPRLAWEVALLELTTGG, from the coding sequence ATGACCAATCTGTTCGAGGACCTGATCGGTCAACCCTTGGCGGTGGATCTGCTGACTGCCGCGTTGAAGCGGCAGCGCCTGGCACCGGCTTATCTGTTCGCTGGGCCTGATGGGGTGGGCCGTCGGCTGGCAGCCGTGCGATTTCTGGAGGGTGTGCTGGGGGCGGGGCAACCAGCGGAGCGGCAGCGACGGCGGCTGGAGGAACGCAACCATCCCGACCTGCTCTGGGTTGAGCCGACGTTTCAGCACCAGGGTCGTCTGCTGACCCGGGAGGAAGCCGAGGAGGCTGGGATCAGCCGCCGCACGCCGCCTCAGCTGCGTCTGGAGCAGGTCCGCTCGATCAGCCGCTTCCTGGCCCGTCAACCGGTGGAGGCTGAACGGGGCATGGTGGTGATCGAAGCGGTAGAGGCGATGTCGGAGGCCGCGGCCAATGCCCTGCTGAAGACCCTGGAGGAGCCAGGACACGGGCTGTTGATTCTGCTTTCGGCTGCGCCGGAGCGGTTGCTGAGCACGATCCGCTCACGATGTCAGCTGATTCGCTTCCTGCGGCTTGCCCAGGCGGATCTGAATCGTGTGCTGGAGGGTTGTGGAGCGCTGGAGCAGGATCCGCCGGAGCTGCTGGCCATGGCGGCTGGATCACCGGGTGCTCTGCTGGAGCATCGGCGCCAGCGGGCAGGCTTGCCCGAGGAGCTCACAGGGCGATTGGCATTGATGCCTGATCAACCCATGGAAGCCTTGGCTCTCGCCAGGGATGTGTGTGAAGCCCTCAATGGTGAGCAACAGCTGTGGTTGATCAACTGGTGGCAGCAACAGCTGTGGGCCCGTGGTGCCGGTGATCGACCGTTGCAACGCCTGGAAACACTGCGGCGCCAATTGCTGTCGTTCGTTCAGCCACGCCTCGCCTGGGAGGTGGCGTTGCTGGAGCTGACAACCGGTGGATAA
- the psbD gene encoding photosystem II D2 protein (photosystem q(a) protein): MTIAVGRAPQRGWFDILDDWLKRDRFVFVGWSGILLFPTAYLAIGGWLTGTTFVTSWYTHGIASSYLEGCNFLTAAVSTPADAMGHSLLLLWGPEAQGDFVRWCQLGGLWAFVALHGAFALIGFMLRQFEIARLVGIRPYNAIAFSGPIAVFVSVFLMYPLGQSSWFFAPSFGVAAIFRFLLFLQGFHNWTLNPFHMMGVAGILGGALLCAIHGATVENTLFEDGEQANTFKAFEPTQEEETYSMVTANRFWSQIFGIAFSNKRWLHFFMLFVPVMGLWTSSIGIIGLALNLRAYDFVSQEIRAAEDPEFETFYTKNILLNEGLRAWMAPADQPHENFVFPEEVLPRGNAL, encoded by the coding sequence ATGACGATCGCTGTAGGACGCGCGCCTCAGCGGGGATGGTTCGACATCCTCGATGACTGGCTCAAGCGCGACCGCTTCGTTTTTGTCGGCTGGTCCGGCATCCTCCTTTTCCCCACGGCCTACTTGGCCATCGGTGGCTGGCTCACAGGCACCACCTTCGTCACCTCCTGGTACACCCACGGCATTGCCTCCTCGTACCTGGAAGGTTGCAACTTCCTCACTGCTGCTGTCTCCACCCCCGCTGATGCGATGGGTCACAGCCTGCTGCTGCTCTGGGGCCCTGAAGCCCAAGGCGACTTCGTTCGCTGGTGTCAGCTCGGCGGCCTATGGGCCTTCGTGGCCCTGCACGGCGCCTTCGCGCTGATCGGCTTCATGCTGCGTCAGTTCGAGATCGCTCGTCTGGTGGGCATCCGCCCGTACAACGCCATCGCCTTCTCCGGCCCGATCGCGGTGTTCGTCAGCGTCTTCCTGATGTACCCCCTCGGTCAGAGCAGCTGGTTCTTCGCGCCATCCTTCGGTGTGGCTGCGATCTTCCGCTTCCTCCTCTTCCTCCAGGGCTTCCACAACTGGACCCTGAATCCCTTTCACATGATGGGCGTCGCCGGCATCCTCGGCGGTGCACTGCTTTGCGCCATTCACGGCGCAACCGTGGAAAACACCCTGTTTGAGGACGGCGAGCAGGCCAACACCTTCAAGGCGTTCGAGCCCACTCAGGAAGAAGAGACCTATTCCATGGTCACCGCCAACCGCTTCTGGAGTCAGATCTTCGGTATCGCCTTCTCCAACAAGCGCTGGCTGCACTTCTTCATGCTGTTCGTGCCTGTGATGGGCCTGTGGACCAGCTCCATCGGCATCATCGGCCTCGCCCTCAACCTGCGTGCCTACGACTTCGTGTCGCAGGAAATTCGCGCTGCAGAAGATCCCGAATTCGAGACCTTCTACACCAAGAACATCCTTCTGAATGAAGGTCTGCGTGCCTGGATGGCACCGGCTGACCAGCCGCACGAAAACTTCGTCTTCCCTGAAGAGGTTCTGCCCCGTGGTAACGCCCTCTGA
- a CDS encoding DUF2079 domain-containing protein → MSSRVLRVAILFAAVLLALQAWRSWVLLASYDQGIFQQVLWNSLQGHPFESTLSSQLSTNVIHAGELPSVDYERLGQHFTPTLLLWTPLLGLIGGAALPLVQVGLITAAGLTLHRLALGLLPERTANWLTYGFFAGNALIGPTLGNYTDLCQLPLAVFVLMLGLVERRRWWITGAALWIPLIREDTGVLLVAIGLWLLLRQRQRWPLAMTLIAWGGGWVVICTNLLMPLFSDDNAKRFMVENFGQYLGDENSSSSLGIVGHALRQPLLLLQQLVDPPGQTLLYLLGHGLPFLFVPVISLDTWLLAGPSLLGLFLAQGANDPLSITIRYTLLVVPGFALGALFWWQRRPKSNPGARTRLAWGAALSLSLLLTVSSNPHRSLSFLIPDSIDPWVYSAPWRQWHHGAAARQALSVIPADGTVAANTPLVPLLARRAVLVRFPFATGYLDRSGSPQQVDWIAVDLEQLEQYGVAFRGDWKQLRNARRWLAAHRDSNRVQAINSGVVVLQRNGVQHPNLEAALDRQLDRPLPADPRRRS, encoded by the coding sequence ATGTCCTCTCGGGTCCTGCGCGTCGCCATTCTCTTTGCAGCCGTCCTGCTGGCGCTGCAGGCCTGGCGGTCCTGGGTGCTCCTGGCCAGTTACGACCAGGGAATCTTTCAGCAAGTGCTATGGAACTCTCTCCAGGGTCATCCGTTTGAAAGCACCCTCTCCTCGCAGCTCTCCACCAATGTGATCCACGCCGGGGAGCTGCCCTCGGTCGACTACGAGCGGCTTGGTCAGCATTTCACCCCCACTCTCCTGCTCTGGACACCCCTTCTGGGGCTGATCGGAGGTGCCGCCCTGCCGCTGGTGCAGGTGGGACTGATCACGGCGGCTGGCCTCACATTGCATCGACTGGCCTTGGGTCTGCTGCCGGAACGCACTGCCAACTGGCTCACCTACGGCTTCTTTGCAGGTAATGCCCTTATCGGCCCCACGCTCGGGAACTACACCGACCTCTGCCAGCTGCCCCTGGCCGTGTTTGTCCTGATGCTCGGCCTGGTGGAACGTCGCCGCTGGTGGATCACTGGGGCAGCCCTATGGATCCCTTTGATCCGCGAGGACACCGGTGTGCTGCTGGTGGCCATCGGTCTGTGGCTGCTGCTGCGGCAACGGCAGCGCTGGCCGTTGGCCATGACCTTGATCGCCTGGGGTGGTGGCTGGGTGGTGATCTGCACCAACCTGCTGATGCCGCTGTTCTCCGACGACAACGCCAAGCGGTTCATGGTGGAGAACTTCGGACAGTATCTGGGGGACGAGAACAGCAGCTCAAGCCTCGGGATCGTGGGCCACGCCCTGCGCCAGCCCCTGCTGCTGCTTCAGCAATTGGTGGATCCGCCGGGTCAAACCCTGCTGTATCTGCTCGGCCACGGCCTGCCCTTTCTGTTTGTCCCTGTCATCAGCCTCGACACCTGGCTGCTGGCGGGCCCCAGTCTGCTCGGGCTGTTTCTGGCCCAGGGGGCCAACGACCCCCTCTCGATCACCATCCGCTACACGCTGCTGGTGGTGCCGGGATTCGCCCTTGGCGCTCTGTTCTGGTGGCAGCGTCGGCCAAAATCCAACCCTGGAGCGCGAACCCGTCTGGCCTGGGGAGCTGCTCTCAGCCTGTCTCTGCTGCTGACGGTCAGCAGCAACCCCCACCGCAGCCTGTCCTTTCTGATCCCGGACAGCATTGATCCCTGGGTGTACAGCGCCCCATGGCGTCAGTGGCACCATGGCGCCGCCGCTCGCCAGGCCCTGTCCGTCATCCCCGCCGATGGCACCGTGGCCGCCAATACACCCCTGGTGCCGCTGCTCGCCAGACGCGCCGTGCTCGTGCGTTTCCCATTCGCCACGGGCTATCTGGATCGATCCGGATCTCCCCAGCAGGTGGACTGGATCGCCGTGGATCTCGAGCAGCTCGAGCAATACGGGGTTGCTTTCAGAGGCGACTGGAAACAGCTGCGCAACGCTCGCCGCTGGCTGGCGGCCCATCGCGACAGCAATCGGGTGCAGGCCATCAACAGTGGTGTGGTGGTGCTGCAGCGCAATGGCGTTCAGCATCCCAACCTTGAAGCCGCCCTCGATCGACAGCTGGATCGACCACTCCCTGCCGACCCCCGCCGGCGCTCCTGA
- a CDS encoding DUF2079 domain-containing protein, translating to MEMRMKPPRQLWGLAVGLGLIGWGCSAMRHGLLHSNAYDLGLFDQWVWLISQGLPPISSMEHVHVLADHGAWLLYGTGLLYKLFPSVQWLLAAQALALSLTAIPIWWLAQQAGVSRQGCWLACGLWWLQPVVFNALLFDVHPETWVMPAFAWALWAERAERPRLWLALLLVMLGARDGLVLVLGGMGLDLAWRQRWRWSAAVSGLAASWLLLLSRWLYPWLRDGEGPKAAARMFSHLSGGPMQILQSLDWSGGLQYLVLLCLPCIWLWRRRSLPTLLIALPLVLVNLLSASASYRTLVHHYSLPLALVAVLAAIDGGLAADRPRHRLPRSLIWAAACWLALAKPLFFTGPYLQRLPHLHSAQEALAKVHPNDAVLTTSYLVPHLSQRRRIAFPKAAFNSELSDQTWTVLLLNPIDPGWGSTRKVQRRLIDQAERQDWHCRDWPSGLTLCRSSEPEHSERLHGLASDPRPPFS from the coding sequence ATGGAAATGCGAATGAAACCACCCCGCCAGCTCTGGGGTCTTGCCGTCGGTCTGGGGCTGATTGGCTGGGGCTGCAGCGCCATGCGGCATGGCCTGCTGCACAGCAACGCCTACGACCTGGGCCTGTTTGACCAGTGGGTCTGGCTGATCAGCCAGGGGCTGCCACCAATCTCCTCGATGGAGCACGTTCACGTGCTGGCGGATCACGGTGCCTGGCTGCTGTATGGCACCGGTCTGCTCTACAAGCTGTTCCCATCGGTGCAGTGGCTGCTGGCGGCCCAAGCCCTGGCCCTGAGTCTCACGGCCATCCCGATCTGGTGGCTGGCGCAGCAGGCTGGCGTCTCCAGACAGGGCTGCTGGCTGGCATGCGGACTGTGGTGGCTGCAGCCCGTCGTCTTCAACGCTCTGCTGTTCGATGTGCACCCGGAAACGTGGGTGATGCCCGCCTTCGCCTGGGCCCTCTGGGCCGAACGGGCGGAACGCCCACGCCTGTGGTTAGCCCTGCTGCTGGTGATGCTGGGGGCCCGTGATGGGCTGGTGCTGGTACTCGGCGGCATGGGGCTCGATCTGGCATGGCGCCAGCGCTGGCGATGGAGTGCCGCCGTCAGCGGGCTGGCAGCGAGCTGGTTGCTGCTGCTGAGTCGGTGGCTCTATCCCTGGCTGCGCGATGGCGAAGGCCCCAAGGCCGCCGCTCGCATGTTCAGTCATCTCAGCGGCGGGCCGATGCAGATCCTGCAGAGCCTCGACTGGAGCGGAGGCCTTCAGTACCTGGTGCTGCTCTGCCTGCCCTGCATCTGGCTCTGGCGACGGCGATCACTGCCGACCCTGCTGATCGCCCTTCCCCTGGTGCTGGTCAATCTGCTGTCGGCCTCCGCCAGCTACCGCACCTTGGTGCATCACTACAGCCTTCCCCTGGCGCTGGTCGCCGTGCTGGCGGCCATTGATGGAGGGTTGGCAGCTGACCGACCCCGCCATCGACTTCCCAGGAGCCTGATCTGGGCAGCAGCCTGCTGGCTGGCCCTGGCCAAACCCTTGTTCTTCACAGGGCCCTACCTGCAGCGGCTGCCGCACCTGCACTCAGCTCAGGAAGCCCTGGCCAAGGTGCATCCGAACGACGCGGTGCTCACCACGAGCTACCTGGTGCCTCACCTCAGCCAGCGCCGCCGGATCGCCTTCCCCAAAGCCGCCTTCAACAGTGAACTCAGCGACCAAACCTGGACGGTGCTGCTGCTGAACCCTATCGACCCTGGCTGGGGTTCCACCAGAAAGGTGCAACGGCGGCTGATCGATCAGGCTGAACGCCAGGACTGGCACTGCCGGGATTGGCCCTCGGGCCTGACACTCTGCAGATCATCGGAACCTGAGCACTCTGAACGACTCCATGGCCTCGCTTCAGACCCCAGACCCCCGTTCAGCTGA
- the tmk gene encoding dTMP kinase, giving the protein MSGRFIVLDGIDGCGKSTQLDHLLGWLPGSGLMPAGAELISTREPGGTPLGRSVRELLLHTRAEQAPAPTAELLLYAADRAQHVERLIRPALERGDWVISDRFSGSTMAYQGHGRGLDRQLIDQLERIATAGVQPDLTLWMTLPLEESLRRRQGDQADRIEAEGQVFLQRVIDGFAAIAEQRGWSAIAADRPPEAVSRALERELMDRLG; this is encoded by the coding sequence ATGAGCGGTCGCTTCATCGTTCTCGACGGGATTGATGGCTGCGGCAAGTCGACGCAGCTCGATCATCTTTTGGGCTGGCTGCCGGGCAGCGGACTGATGCCGGCAGGTGCCGAGCTGATCAGCACCAGGGAACCGGGGGGGACTCCGCTGGGCCGTTCCGTGCGCGAGCTTCTTCTGCACACACGGGCGGAGCAGGCTCCGGCGCCAACGGCGGAATTGTTGCTCTACGCAGCGGATCGCGCCCAACACGTGGAGCGCCTGATCCGCCCAGCCCTGGAACGAGGCGATTGGGTGATCAGCGATCGCTTCTCCGGCTCAACCATGGCGTATCAGGGACATGGCCGGGGCTTGGATCGCCAGCTTATCGATCAGCTTGAGCGGATCGCCACCGCTGGTGTGCAACCGGATCTCACCCTGTGGATGACCCTGCCGCTGGAGGAGAGTCTGCGGCGCCGGCAGGGTGATCAGGCCGACCGCATCGAAGCGGAGGGGCAGGTCTTTCTGCAGCGCGTGATTGACGGGTTTGCGGCCATTGCCGAGCAGCGGGGATGGTCGGCCATTGCGGCGGATCGCCCGCCGGAGGCCGTGAGCCGCGCCTTGGAGCGGGAACTGATGGACCGCCTGGGATGA
- a CDS encoding ABC transporter ATP-binding protein has product MTPETATAELRITGLSHRWANEQRVLDECNLVIPKPGLWMLVGCNGSGKSTLFRLIAGLIEPQSGSISSDHRSALVFQNPDHQLLLPSCCSDLLLGMDQGLDNSERRERVRLRLEELGLAGLERRPIHALSGGQKQRLAIAGALASEASLLLLDEPTALLDPDSQSSVLAAVQELCRRPEAPLTALWITHRLEELTCADGAAEMRAGRIGPWMSGTELQRRLQHGSSDR; this is encoded by the coding sequence TTGACTCCTGAGACCGCGACCGCTGAGCTTCGGATCACAGGCCTGAGCCATCGCTGGGCCAATGAGCAGAGGGTTCTTGACGAATGCAATCTCGTCATCCCGAAGCCTGGACTCTGGATGCTGGTGGGTTGCAACGGCAGTGGCAAAAGCACCCTGTTTCGCCTGATCGCAGGGCTGATCGAACCGCAATCCGGATCGATCAGCTCCGACCATCGATCCGCTCTGGTGTTTCAGAACCCGGATCATCAATTACTCCTGCCGAGCTGCTGCAGCGATCTGTTGTTGGGCATGGATCAAGGCCTCGACAACAGCGAACGTCGCGAACGAGTCCGACTGCGGCTGGAGGAACTGGGGCTGGCAGGGCTGGAGCGTCGACCGATCCATGCCCTCAGTGGCGGCCAGAAACAGCGACTAGCCATTGCCGGAGCTCTGGCCAGCGAGGCGAGCCTGCTGTTGCTGGATGAGCCGACGGCTTTGCTCGATCCAGACAGTCAGTCCAGCGTGCTCGCCGCCGTTCAGGAGCTTTGCCGACGACCAGAGGCCCCCCTCACAGCGCTGTGGATCACCCACCGGCTCGAGGAACTGACCTGTGCCGACGGCGCGGCTGAGATGCGTGCGGGGCGTATTGGTCCGTGGATGTCAGGAACAGAACTGCAACGACGCTTGCAGCACGGGAGCTCTGACAGGTAA
- a CDS encoding DUF2079 domain-containing protein — MASLQTPDPRSAESAQQRVRLAAALFLLIGCALQWWRMQSLTASMDQGILMQVLWNGLRGHPFESTLSSQLSTNVIHSDELPALGYHRLGQHFTPILALWIPLVGLLGKWALPMLQVVLITAAGLVLHRLAQRQLKPDLAALVTIAFYGANAVIAPCMLSNFTDLSQLPLCVFLLLLGLERQQRWLTWAAALSIPLIREDTGVVLMGVGIWLGLRRRGRWPMAVTLILFGGGWVALSTNVLMPLFSADNAQRFMVENFGQYLEGRDQASSLEVLGLVLRQPLVLLRELVSPPGNTITYLLAQGLPLILVPFISIDSWLLMGLPLLGLLLAQGFNNPLSISIRYTFLVVPGLFAGAVLWWRSRQGLFESRRLRRIWAGAIALSCLFTVTANPNQSLSWMIPDSIQPWIYRDPVAQFRHGQRALALIQTIPDNSSVAATTGLIPHLANREVLIRFPYHDRYQNQDGQPVPVEWVAADLHNQRLFQTFRKQRKGLKRNLRQLNELSDQGYGVVAFDDDVVLLQRQAQTDAVAQQAFNALFRSLNF; from the coding sequence ATGGCCTCGCTTCAGACCCCAGACCCCCGTTCAGCTGAGTCTGCGCAGCAGCGTGTCCGTCTGGCCGCAGCACTGTTCCTGCTGATCGGCTGCGCCTTGCAGTGGTGGCGTATGCAATCCCTCACAGCCTCCATGGACCAGGGCATCCTGATGCAGGTGCTCTGGAACGGCCTGCGGGGGCACCCCTTCGAGAGCACGCTCTCGTCGCAGCTGTCCACCAACGTGATCCACAGCGATGAGCTGCCCGCCCTCGGTTACCACCGGCTCGGGCAGCACTTCACCCCAATCCTGGCGTTATGGATTCCGCTGGTGGGGCTGCTGGGGAAATGGGCCCTTCCGATGCTGCAGGTGGTGCTGATCACCGCTGCTGGGCTGGTGCTGCACCGGTTGGCGCAACGGCAGCTCAAGCCCGACCTGGCGGCCCTGGTCACCATCGCGTTTTACGGCGCAAATGCGGTGATCGCGCCCTGCATGCTCAGCAACTTCACCGATCTCAGTCAGCTGCCGTTGTGCGTGTTTCTGCTGCTGCTGGGGCTGGAGCGCCAGCAGCGCTGGCTCACATGGGCAGCCGCTCTTTCCATTCCCCTGATTCGGGAGGACACCGGCGTTGTGCTGATGGGAGTTGGGATCTGGCTGGGTCTGCGCCGTAGGGGGCGCTGGCCGATGGCCGTGACGTTGATCCTGTTCGGTGGCGGATGGGTGGCCCTGTCCACCAACGTTCTGATGCCGTTGTTCAGCGCAGACAACGCCCAACGGTTCATGGTGGAGAACTTCGGGCAATACCTGGAAGGCCGCGACCAGGCCAGCAGCCTGGAGGTGCTTGGGCTAGTGCTGCGCCAGCCTCTGGTTCTGCTGCGCGAACTGGTGTCGCCACCGGGCAACACCATCACCTACCTACTGGCCCAGGGCTTACCGCTGATCCTGGTGCCCTTCATCTCGATCGACAGCTGGCTGCTGATGGGGCTGCCACTGCTGGGGTTGCTCCTGGCCCAGGGCTTCAACAATCCGCTGTCCATCAGCATCCGATACACCTTTCTGGTGGTGCCGGGGCTGTTCGCTGGAGCCGTGCTCTGGTGGCGCAGCCGTCAGGGGCTGTTCGAATCTCGCCGCCTGCGCCGGATCTGGGCTGGCGCCATCGCCCTGTCCTGTTTGTTCACTGTGACGGCCAATCCAAACCAGAGCTTGTCCTGGATGATTCCAGACAGCATCCAACCCTGGATCTACCGGGATCCCGTGGCCCAGTTCCGCCATGGCCAGCGGGCCCTTGCTTTGATCCAGACCATTCCAGACAACAGCAGTGTTGCGGCCACCACGGGCCTGATCCCCCACCTGGCCAATCGTGAAGTCCTGATCCGCTTTCCGTACCACGACCGTTATCAGAATCAGGATGGCCAACCCGTTCCGGTGGAGTGGGTTGCGGCCGATCTCCACAACCAGCGCCTGTTTCAGACGTTTCGAAAACAGCGCAAGGGTCTGAAGCGCAATCTCCGCCAGCTCAATGAGCTGTCGGATCAGGGGTATGGCGTTGTTGCCTTCGACGATGACGTCGTCCTGCTGCAACGACAGGCCCAAACTGATGCAGTGGCACAACAGGCGTTCAATGCACTCTTTAGATCTTTAAATTTCTGA
- a CDS encoding response regulator transcription factor, protein MKPCILLIEDDQDMRDLVSGHLEHSGFDVQRADDGIKGQALALQYTPDLILLDLMLPKVDGLTLCQRLRRDDRTSGIPILMLTALGGTKDKVSGFNSGADDYLTKPFDLEELQARVKALLRRSDRAPVGSSNHNEILSYGPLTLVPERFEAIWFDTPVRLTHLEFELLHCLLQRHGQTVAPSLILKEVWGYEPDDDIETIRVHVRHLRTKLEPDPRKPRFIKTVYGAGYCLELPIGGELDDLQDVVAIARNERKQESERASA, encoded by the coding sequence ATGAAGCCTTGCATCCTGCTGATCGAAGACGACCAGGACATGCGCGACCTGGTGAGTGGTCATTTGGAGCACAGCGGCTTCGACGTTCAAAGGGCCGATGACGGCATCAAGGGCCAGGCCCTAGCGCTCCAGTACACGCCGGATCTGATCCTGCTGGACCTGATGCTGCCCAAAGTCGATGGCCTGACCCTCTGTCAGCGCCTGCGCCGCGATGACCGCACCTCCGGCATCCCGATCCTGATGCTCACGGCCCTCGGCGGCACCAAGGACAAGGTCAGTGGTTTCAACTCAGGCGCCGACGACTACCTAACCAAGCCCTTCGATCTGGAGGAGCTGCAAGCGCGGGTGAAGGCACTCCTCCGCCGCAGTGATCGTGCTCCCGTGGGCTCGAGCAACCACAACGAAATCCTCAGCTACGGACCGCTCACCCTCGTGCCCGAGCGGTTTGAAGCCATCTGGTTTGACACCCCGGTGCGGCTCACCCACCTGGAATTCGAACTGCTCCACTGCCTGTTGCAACGCCACGGACAGACTGTCGCTCCATCCCTGATTCTCAAAGAGGTCTGGGGTTACGAACCGGACGACGACATCGAAACCATTCGCGTTCACGTGCGTCATTTGCGCACCAAGCTTGAACCTGACCCGCGCAAGCCTCGCTTCATCAAGACCGTCTACGGAGCCGGCTACTGCCTTGAGTTGCCGATCGGTGGCGAACTGGACGACCTTCAGGATGTTGTCGCCATTGCCCGCAATGAGCGCAAGCAGGAAAGCGAACGGGCCAGCGCCTGA
- a CDS encoding phospholipid carrier-dependent glycosyltransferase, whose translation MHSVVSRTRRSEDATTPLRSGLLNPNGGVKTLAKLLDQRRWLMPLLLWLLTLLLWLPGLGNLPLRDWDEGRVATVARSSSSLLPMKWQQPYLNKPPGLHAPMGQLIRAHGEQDALVRLLPAMLSTLAVPLIVLMRRELGGSDRQRRALLAGVVLMTLLPMARHGRLAMLDGTLVSCSLLLWWSWIRARQHPLVALSAGIASSGVLLLKPPALLGLGLIALVVGGRNSWPRWRGWIGLSLGLLPGLSWHLWHWSVRGDDALLMWGGQGLARITSSVGDGHGWWTPWVEVLEGGWPWLLLLPIGLSWAWRQRHVTAGRWELGLLIGSAALVLPLRTQLPWYSHLLWPPLALLCAEGLAQLLDSGTPRWVGRCWQALGLGLSLAGLGTLVIREPELPSLSLLLAGFGLLAGGQAISHPQPQRRRRGLAILVIAWGLALLALWHSRLWLWELNESWDPRPVAAQVRALPADASVWLKGPTRPSLGWYGGRNLLQYRKSEPPKGPYWLVSNKPMPGCLPSQDPASGEWQLWKCE comes from the coding sequence ATGCATTCGGTGGTGTCCAGGACCCGAAGGTCCGAAGATGCCACCACACCACTGCGGTCGGGACTCTTGAACCCTAACGGAGGTGTCAAAACTTTGGCGAAGCTGCTGGATCAGCGGCGCTGGCTGATGCCACTGCTGCTGTGGCTGCTCACGCTGCTGCTCTGGCTGCCGGGTCTGGGCAACCTGCCGCTGCGCGACTGGGATGAAGGGCGCGTGGCCACGGTGGCCCGCTCCAGCTCCAGCCTGCTGCCGATGAAATGGCAGCAGCCTTACCTCAACAAACCCCCCGGTCTTCACGCCCCCATGGGCCAGTTGATCCGTGCCCACGGAGAGCAGGACGCCCTGGTGCGACTGCTGCCGGCCATGCTCTCCACCCTGGCGGTCCCCCTGATCGTGCTGATGCGCAGGGAGCTCGGTGGTTCCGACCGGCAACGCAGGGCCCTGCTGGCGGGGGTGGTGTTGATGACCCTGCTGCCCATGGCCCGTCACGGCCGGCTGGCGATGTTGGACGGCACGTTGGTGAGTTGCAGCCTGCTGTTGTGGTGGAGCTGGATCCGAGCCCGTCAGCATCCCCTGGTTGCTCTAAGCGCAGGGATCGCCAGCAGTGGCGTGTTGCTGCTGAAACCACCGGCACTGCTGGGGTTGGGCCTGATCGCCCTGGTTGTGGGCGGCCGCAACAGCTGGCCGCGCTGGCGCGGCTGGATCGGCCTCAGCCTGGGACTGCTGCCCGGGCTGAGCTGGCATCTCTGGCACTGGAGTGTGCGCGGCGACGATGCGCTGCTGATGTGGGGCGGCCAGGGACTGGCCCGGATCACCAGCAGCGTCGGCGATGGCCACGGTTGGTGGACCCCATGGGTGGAGGTGCTAGAGGGTGGTTGGCCCTGGCTGCTGCTGCTGCCCATCGGTCTGTCCTGGGCCTGGCGGCAACGCCATGTCACCGCCGGGCGCTGGGAACTGGGGCTGCTCATCGGCAGTGCTGCCCTGGTGCTGCCGCTCCGCACCCAGTTGCCCTGGTACAGCCACCTGCTCTGGCCGCCTCTGGCCCTGCTCTGCGCCGAAGGGCTGGCTCAACTGCTCGACTCCGGAACGCCTCGCTGGGTGGGCCGGTGCTGGCAGGCCCTCGGCCTTGGACTGAGCCTGGCTGGATTGGGCACGCTGGTGATCCGCGAGCCAGAACTGCCGAGCCTCAGCCTGCTGCTGGCGGGGTTCGGGCTGTTGGCTGGAGGCCAAGCCATCAGTCATCCCCAGCCCCAGCGGCGACGACGCGGGCTGGCGATCCTGGTGATCGCCTGGGGCCTGGCGCTGCTTGCGCTCTGGCACAGCCGCCTCTGGCTATGGGAGCTGAATGAAAGCTGGGATCCACGGCCTGTGGCCGCTCAGGTACGGGCGCTGCCGGCCGATGCGTCCGTTTGGCTGAAGGGGCCCACTCGGCCATCCCTCGGCTGGTATGGGGGCCGAAACCTGCTGCAGTACCGCAAGAGTGAGCCACCCAAGGGGCCCTACTGGCTGGTGAGCAACAAGCCGATGCCGGGCTGCCTGCCGAGCCAGGACCCGGCCAGCGGTGAGTGGCAGCTATGGAAATGCGAATGA